The proteins below come from a single Nostoc sp. KVJ3 genomic window:
- the dnaK gene encoding molecular chaperone DnaK, with product MGKVIGIDLGTTNSCVAVLEGGQPLVISNSEGGRTTPSIVGFGKSGDRLVGQLAKRQAVTNAENTIYSIKRFIGRRWEDTEVERDRVPYNCIKGRDDTVDVQIRSKNYTPQELSAMILQKLKQDAENFLGEEVTQAVITVPAYFTDAQRQATKDAGTIAGLEVLRIINEPTSAALAFGLDKQDQEQLILVFDLGGGTFDVSILQLGDGVFEVKATCGNNHLGGDDFDNAIVLWLMERFQEQEKIDLSKDKMALQRLREAAEKAKIELSSMVNTSINLPFITADDTGPKHLEMELGRSKFEELAGQLIEATIEPMIQALKDADLKPAAIDRIILVGGSTRIPAVQNALIKFFNGKAPDRSINPDEAVALGAAIQAGVLGGEVDNLLLLDITPLSLGIETLGEVFTKIIERNTTIPTSKSQIFSTAVDGQTSVEIHILQGERAMSRDNKSLGKFLLAGIPPSPRGVPQIEVSFEIDVNGILKVSAQDKGTGREQSIRITNTGGLSTNEVERMRQEAELFSEEDRRRKELVELRNQADNLLFSYESTIKDNGNFIGEQMKTLASEKVSQLQAAMIDSSISTVEFKQRLDDFQQTLFAIGADVYNRANSQSDEIEKDSASLFTPEVDSPMNGTLIPQFNFDFDEESTAQVDYEAID from the coding sequence ATGGGAAAAGTTATTGGGATTGACTTAGGCACTACTAACAGTTGCGTCGCAGTTTTGGAGGGCGGTCAACCACTGGTGATCTCCAATTCTGAAGGCGGACGAACTACTCCAAGTATTGTGGGATTTGGCAAGAGTGGCGATCGCTTGGTTGGTCAATTGGCAAAGCGCCAAGCCGTAACCAATGCCGAAAACACAATTTATAGTATTAAACGATTCATCGGGCGGCGTTGGGAAGACACTGAAGTAGAACGCGATCGCGTCCCCTACAACTGCATTAAAGGTCGAGATGATACCGTTGATGTGCAAATTCGCTCAAAAAATTATACGCCACAAGAACTATCCGCGATGATCCTACAAAAGCTGAAGCAGGATGCGGAAAACTTCTTGGGTGAGGAAGTCACGCAAGCAGTGATCACCGTACCTGCATATTTTACAGATGCTCAAAGACAAGCCACTAAAGATGCTGGCACAATTGCCGGATTAGAAGTTCTGCGAATCATCAATGAACCAACATCTGCGGCTTTAGCTTTTGGATTAGATAAACAAGACCAAGAGCAACTAATATTAGTCTTCGACTTAGGAGGCGGTACTTTCGACGTATCGATCCTGCAACTTGGGGATGGCGTTTTTGAAGTTAAGGCAACTTGTGGTAACAACCACTTGGGTGGAGACGACTTTGATAATGCGATCGTGCTTTGGCTGATGGAACGCTTCCAAGAACAAGAGAAAATTGACCTTTCTAAAGATAAGATGGCACTGCAACGCCTACGGGAAGCAGCAGAAAAGGCAAAAATTGAACTCTCCAGCATGGTGAATACCTCCATCAATTTGCCCTTTATCACGGCTGACGACACCGGGCCAAAGCATCTGGAGATGGAACTGGGCCGCTCTAAATTTGAAGAGCTTGCAGGACAATTAATTGAAGCTACCATCGAACCGATGATCCAAGCACTCAAAGATGCGGATCTCAAACCAGCAGCCATAGATCGGATTATTTTAGTAGGTGGTTCTACCCGTATCCCCGCAGTTCAAAATGCGCTGATTAAGTTTTTCAACGGCAAAGCTCCCGATCGCTCTATCAATCCTGACGAAGCAGTAGCATTGGGAGCAGCGATCCAAGCAGGTGTGTTGGGTGGCGAAGTCGATAATCTCTTACTATTGGATATCACCCCTTTGTCCTTGGGAATCGAAACCTTGGGTGAAGTGTTCACCAAAATTATTGAACGCAACACCACAATTCCTACCAGTAAGTCACAAATTTTTTCCACAGCAGTTGATGGACAAACCTCGGTAGAAATTCATATTCTCCAAGGTGAACGAGCAATGTCACGAGATAACAAAAGTCTCGGCAAGTTTCTGCTAGCAGGAATTCCGCCATCGCCCCGTGGTGTGCCGCAAATTGAAGTATCCTTTGAAATCGATGTCAACGGCATCCTGAAGGTTTCTGCCCAAGACAAAGGCACAGGTAGAGAACAGAGTATCAGAATTACCAATACAGGTGGCTTGAGTACTAACGAAGTCGAACGGATGCGCCAAGAAGCCGAACTGTTTTCCGAAGAAGATAGAAGACGCAAAGAACTGGTTGAACTCAGAAACCAAGCAGATAATCTGTTATTCAGTTACGAATCCACCATCAAGGATAATGGCAACTTTATCGGCGAGCAGATGAAAACCTTAGCCAGTGAAAAAGTTTCACAACTTCAAGCTGCAATGATTGACTCCAGCATCTCCACAGTAGAATTTAAGCAGCGCTTAGATGACTTCCAACAAACCCTTTTTGCAATCGGTGCTGATGTCTACAATCGAGCTAACAGCCAAAGTGATGAAATTGAGAAGGATTCAGCTAGTCTCTTTACCCCAGAGGTAGACTCACCAATGAATGGCACATTAATACCACAATTTAACTTTGATTTTGACGAAGAAAGTACCGCACAGGTTGATTATGAGGCCATAGATTAG
- a CDS encoding GspE/PulE family protein — MTYSSPQRRSTALTTRTEFSPFGNKLVQSGYVNTEQMRQALIESRKSGRPLTEVLESITGQQLSPELLRQYKKQQLFELKILYGVEFLDPEVNSVGNTMMGNLIETLIPVDICRRHRLVPLSKNEDQTPPSVLVAMVAPDNLEASDDLNRILRPQGLVLQRMVITQEDYQQLINQYLDEMAVRQKHLDQAKFTDINQDLENLGNLDISDAPEEMEADLGAAMKGAEDAPVINLVNRILAKALHEGVSDIHIEPQEENLRIRFRKDGVLKEAFDPLPKKIIPAVTARFKIISNLDIAERRLPQDGRIRRMFEGRKVDFRVNTLPSRYGEKVVLRILDNSSTQLGLNKLITDPETLRIVQDMVSRPFGLILVTGPTGSGKTTSLYSALSEKNDPGINISTVEDPIEYSLPGITQVQVIREKGLDFATALRAFLRQDPDVLLVGETRDKETAKTAIEAALTGHLVLTTLHTNDAPGAIARLGEMGIEPFMVSSSLIGVLAQRLVRRVCSECRIPYTPTTEELARYGLSASSDVGVTFYKANTLTLEAIADAKTKNQLCPKCNGGGYKGRCGVYEVMRVTENLQTLINEDAPTERIKEVAIEEGMKTLLAYSLDLVREGSTTLEEVERVTFTDTGLEAELKAKRKTGLTCRSCQATLKQEWLDCPYCMTSRF; from the coding sequence ATGACTTACTCGTCACCACAACGGCGCAGTACCGCTCTAACTACCAGAACAGAGTTTTCGCCCTTTGGCAACAAGCTAGTGCAATCTGGCTATGTCAATACCGAACAGATGAGACAGGCACTAATTGAAAGCCGCAAATCTGGCCGACCCTTAACGGAAGTACTAGAGTCAATTACTGGACAACAACTATCACCTGAGTTGCTCAGGCAATACAAAAAACAGCAGCTATTTGAACTTAAAATACTATACGGAGTTGAATTCCTCGATCCGGAAGTCAACTCCGTTGGCAACACAATGATGGGGAACCTGATTGAAACCCTCATTCCAGTGGATATCTGCCGTCGCCATCGTTTAGTACCGCTGTCAAAAAACGAAGATCAAACCCCCCCTTCAGTTTTAGTGGCAATGGTCGCTCCAGATAATCTTGAGGCTTCCGATGACCTAAACCGCATCTTGCGTCCTCAAGGCTTGGTGTTACAACGCATGGTGATTACACAGGAAGACTACCAGCAGCTAATCAACCAATATCTGGATGAAATGGCTGTTCGGCAAAAGCACCTGGATCAAGCAAAGTTTACAGATATTAATCAGGATTTAGAAAACCTCGGAAATCTCGATATTTCTGATGCTCCTGAAGAAATGGAGGCCGATTTAGGGGCAGCGATGAAGGGTGCAGAGGATGCCCCAGTTATCAACCTAGTCAACAGAATCTTGGCTAAAGCCTTGCATGAAGGTGTTTCTGATATTCATATCGAACCGCAAGAAGAAAACTTACGCATTCGCTTTCGCAAAGATGGCGTACTGAAGGAAGCTTTCGATCCCCTACCGAAAAAAATTATCCCGGCAGTGACAGCCCGATTTAAAATCATCTCCAATCTAGACATTGCGGAACGCCGTCTACCCCAAGATGGACGTATCCGGCGGATGTTTGAGGGACGTAAGGTGGATTTCCGGGTGAATACCTTACCCAGCCGCTACGGGGAAAAGGTGGTGCTGCGGATTTTGGATAACTCTTCCACCCAACTGGGATTGAATAAGTTAATTACCGATCCAGAGACTTTACGTATTGTCCAGGATATGGTTAGCCGTCCCTTTGGTCTAATTTTGGTAACTGGGCCAACTGGTTCTGGGAAAACAACCTCGCTGTATTCTGCACTCTCAGAAAAGAACGATCCCGGAATTAATATCAGTACTGTAGAAGACCCAATTGAGTACAGTCTTCCAGGGATTACTCAAGTACAAGTAATTCGAGAAAAAGGGCTGGATTTTGCTACGGCTCTGCGGGCTTTCTTGCGACAAGATCCAGATGTGCTACTGGTGGGTGAAACGCGGGATAAGGAAACGGCAAAAACCGCAATTGAGGCTGCCTTGACCGGTCACTTAGTATTAACTACCTTACATACCAATGATGCCCCAGGTGCGATCGCTCGTTTGGGAGAAATGGGCATTGAGCCTTTCATGGTTTCTAGTTCCCTAATTGGCGTTCTAGCTCAACGTTTGGTGCGGCGGGTATGTTCTGAGTGTCGGATTCCCTACACTCCTACAACCGAGGAACTGGCTCGTTATGGTCTATCAGCTTCCTCAGATGTGGGAGTCACTTTCTATAAAGCTAACACTTTGACATTAGAAGCGATCGCAGATGCCAAAACCAAAAATCAGCTTTGCCCAAAATGTAATGGCGGCGGCTACAAAGGGCGTTGTGGTGTTTATGAAGTCATGCGAGTCACCGAAAACCTGCAAACTCTCATCAACGAAGATGCACCCACGGAACGCATCAAGGAAGTGGCAATAGAAGAGGGGATGAAAACCTTGCTGGCTTACAGTTTGGACTTAGTGCGCGAAGGTTCCACCACTCTAGAAGAAGTAGAACGAGTGACGTTTACCGATACTGGTTTGGAAGCAGAGTTAAAAGCCAAACGCAAGACTGGTCTTACCTGCCGGAGTTGTCAGGCCACATTGAAACAAGAATGGTTGGATTGTCCCTACTGTATGACATCTCGGTTTTAA
- the bioU gene encoding (S)-8-amino-7-oxononanoate synthase BioU, whose product MSTANISSAIRIGVLGFGGLGQAAAKVLAAKQEMILVAAADQKGYAYAAEGLNTQECIATYQSQGSVGYLEPVGTLTNQSIQDVIAIAQPVDGYFLALPNLPNDFIPSVAKEFIKSGWRGVLVDAVKRTTAVEQLLAMKEELQAAGITYMTGCGATPGLLTAAAALAAQSYAEIHQVEITFGVGIANWEAYRATVREDIGHMPGYTVETARAMTDAEVEALLDKTNGVLTLKNMEHADDVMLEVAGIVGRDRVTVGGVVDTRNPKKPLSTNVKVTGRTFEGKISTHTFTLGDETSMAANVCGPAFGYLKAGRQLHQRGIYGIFTAAEIMPQFVR is encoded by the coding sequence ATGAGTACAGCAAATATTTCGTCAGCGATACGCATAGGAGTACTAGGTTTCGGGGGACTCGGACAAGCCGCCGCCAAGGTACTTGCTGCTAAACAGGAAATGATTTTAGTCGCAGCCGCAGATCAAAAAGGTTACGCTTACGCTGCTGAAGGTTTAAATACTCAAGAATGCATTGCAACCTATCAGTCCCAAGGTTCCGTAGGTTATTTAGAGCCAGTGGGGACGTTAACAAATCAAAGTATTCAGGATGTAATTGCAATCGCTCAACCTGTGGATGGGTATTTTCTGGCTTTACCCAACTTACCAAATGATTTTATCCCCTCTGTCGCCAAAGAGTTTATTAAATCTGGTTGGCGGGGTGTGCTAGTAGATGCAGTTAAGCGCACCACTGCTGTAGAACAACTACTAGCGATGAAAGAGGAACTGCAAGCCGCCGGGATTACCTACATGACAGGTTGTGGTGCAACACCCGGACTGTTAACCGCCGCCGCCGCATTAGCCGCCCAAAGCTACGCCGAAATTCATCAAGTCGAAATTACCTTTGGGGTGGGAATTGCCAACTGGGAAGCTTACCGCGCCACGGTTCGGGAAGACATTGGCCACATGCCTGGTTACACAGTGGAAACCGCTAGGGCGATGACTGACGCAGAAGTAGAAGCACTACTAGATAAAACCAATGGCGTGCTTACCTTGAAGAATATGGAACACGCTGATGATGTGATGCTAGAGGTAGCGGGAATAGTGGGGCGCGATCGCGTTACAGTTGGCGGCGTAGTCGATACTCGCAATCCGAAAAAGCCCCTCAGCACCAACGTTAAGGTAACAGGACGCACCTTTGAAGGTAAAATTTCCACCCATACCTTTACTCTGGGAGATGAAACCAGTATGGCAGCCAATGTCTGCGGCCCTGCCTTTGGCTATCTCAAAGCTGGTAGACAATTGCACCAACGCGGTATTTATGGCATCTTCACTGCTGCCGAAATTATGCCCCAATTTGTTAGGTAA
- the rsgA gene encoding small ribosomal subunit biogenesis GTPase RsgA, with protein MTDFAATGQLLGTVVAVQANFYRVQLDQKQGEMREMGDQYSHLPYPPLLLCTRRTRLKKIGQQVMVGDRVVVEEPDWAGGRGAIADVLPRHSELDRPAIANVNQILLVFAVADPPLEPYQLSRFLIKAESTGLDVLLCLNKSDLISEQEQKKVSDRLLGWGYQPIFISVKDGINTDQAGRYLSNKITVIAGPSGVGKSSLINTLIDSAKLRVGEVSGKLARGRHTTRHIELFELPEGGLLADTPGFNQPDMDCIPEELIHYFPEARKRLAVASCRFSDCLHRDEPECVVRGDWERYEHYLEFLDAAIAHQTQLHQQADPESSMKLKSKSKGKGQSQYEPKLESKKYRRISRKTQLQDLQELYRDEE; from the coding sequence ATGACAGATTTTGCCGCAACTGGACAGTTATTGGGTACGGTGGTCGCTGTACAGGCTAATTTTTACCGAGTACAGCTGGATCAAAAACAGGGGGAGATGAGGGAGATGGGGGATCAATATTCTCATCTTCCTTATCCCCCTCTCCTCCTCTGTACTCGCCGAACTCGGCTGAAAAAAATCGGACAACAGGTGATGGTAGGCGATCGCGTTGTGGTTGAAGAACCAGATTGGGCTGGGGGACGGGGAGCGATCGCTGATGTCTTACCTCGTCACAGCGAGTTAGATCGTCCAGCGATCGCTAATGTCAACCAAATTCTCTTGGTATTTGCCGTTGCCGATCCACCCTTAGAACCTTATCAACTGAGTCGGTTTTTAATTAAAGCTGAGTCTACTGGCTTGGATGTGCTTTTATGTTTGAATAAAAGTGATTTAATTTCAGAGCAAGAACAGAAAAAAGTAAGCGATCGCCTCCTTGGTTGGGGCTATCAACCAATATTTATTAGCGTCAAAGATGGCATAAATACCGACCAAGCAGGTAGATATTTAAGCAATAAAATTACTGTAATTGCTGGGCCTTCCGGTGTGGGTAAATCTAGTCTAATTAATACATTAATTGATTCTGCCAAGCTGCGAGTCGGAGAAGTTTCTGGTAAACTAGCTCGTGGTCGTCATACCACTCGGCATATAGAATTATTTGAGTTACCTGAAGGTGGTTTACTGGCAGACACCCCCGGCTTTAATCAACCGGATATGGATTGTATACCAGAAGAATTAATTCATTATTTCCCAGAAGCAAGAAAGCGGTTAGCAGTTGCTAGCTGTCGGTTTAGTGATTGTCTGCATCGAGATGAACCTGAATGTGTGGTACGGGGAGATTGGGAACGATACGAACATTATTTAGAATTTTTGGATGCTGCGATCGCTCATCAAACTCAGCTACACCAACAAGCCGATCCTGAATCTAGCATGAAGTTAAAAAGCAAAAGTAAAGGCAAAGGTCAAAGTCAATACGAACCCAAGTTAGAAAGTAAAAAATATCGCCGAATTTCCCGCAAGACTCAGTTACAAGACTTGCAAGAATTATATCGGGATGAGGAATAA
- a CDS encoding type IV pilus twitching motility protein PilT — MEMMIEDLMEQLIELGGSDMHLSAGLPPYFRISGKLTPIGEHILTADQCQRLIFSMLNNTQRKTLEQNWELDCSYGVKGLARFRVNVYKERGSYAACLRALSSKIPNFEKLGLPDIVREMTDKPRGLILVTGPTGSGKTTTLAAMIDLINRTKAEHILTVEDPIEFVYEPIKSLVHQRQLGEDTKSFANALKAALREDPDIVLVGEMRDLETISLAISAAETGHLVFGTLHTSSAAQTVDRIIDVFPHERQTQVRVQLSNSLVAVFSQTLVSKKSPKPGEYGRVMAQEILIVTPAISNLIREGKTAQIYSAIQTGGKLGMQTLEKVLADFYKAGTISFEAAMSKTSKPDEIQRLIGTSVPPQAAGAKPGAAAKAH; from the coding sequence ATGGAAATGATGATTGAAGACTTGATGGAGCAGTTGATTGAACTGGGTGGCTCGGATATGCATTTATCCGCAGGTTTGCCTCCCTATTTCCGCATCAGTGGCAAACTCACCCCCATAGGTGAGCATATATTGACAGCCGATCAATGTCAAAGGCTGATTTTTAGTATGCTCAACAACACCCAACGTAAAACCTTAGAACAAAACTGGGAATTGGATTGTTCTTATGGTGTTAAGGGTTTGGCACGCTTTCGGGTCAATGTCTATAAAGAACGTGGTTCTTATGCTGCTTGCTTACGGGCATTAAGTTCTAAGATTCCTAACTTTGAAAAATTAGGTCTGCCAGATATCGTGCGGGAAATGACAGATAAGCCCAGAGGACTGATTCTGGTGACAGGCCCTACAGGTTCCGGGAAGACAACTACCCTAGCGGCGATGATTGACTTGATTAACCGCACCAAGGCAGAGCATATTTTAACGGTGGAAGACCCAATTGAATTTGTCTATGAACCAATTAAAAGTTTGGTTCACCAACGACAACTGGGTGAAGATACTAAGAGTTTTGCTAATGCCTTGAAAGCAGCTTTACGGGAAGATCCAGATATTGTTCTGGTAGGAGAAATGCGCGATTTGGAAACGATTTCTTTGGCGATTTCCGCAGCAGAAACAGGACACTTGGTATTTGGTACGCTACATACCAGTTCCGCCGCCCAGACAGTTGACCGGATTATTGACGTTTTCCCCCATGAAAGACAAACCCAGGTGCGGGTGCAGTTGTCTAACTCATTAGTGGCGGTATTTAGCCAAACCTTGGTGTCCAAGAAAAGCCCTAAACCTGGTGAATATGGTCGGGTGATGGCTCAAGAAATTCTGATTGTGACTCCCGCTATTTCCAACTTGATTAGAGAAGGCAAAACAGCTCAAATTTACTCAGCCATCCAAACTGGTGGCAAATTGGGGATGCAAACTCTGGAGAAGGTTTTAGCTGATTTTTACAAAGCAGGAACGATTTCCTTTGAAGCGGCGATGTCTAAAACTTCTAAGCCAGATGAAATTCAACGTCTTATCGGTACTTCTGTACCACCCCAGGCAGCAGGTGCAAAACCCGGTGCGGCTGCCAAAGCGCATTAA
- a CDS encoding sulfurtransferase TusA family protein encodes MMPSSLLTPDAQLDLRGTPCPINFVRTKLRLEKMPLGGLLEVWLDPGEPIEQVPDSLTMAGYQVEEIIDCTSYFSLLVRRPVASQ; translated from the coding sequence ATGATGCCCTCTTCTCTTTTAACTCCTGATGCTCAACTTGATTTACGTGGCACCCCTTGCCCGATTAATTTTGTGCGGACAAAACTACGTCTGGAAAAAATGCCATTGGGAGGTTTGCTAGAAGTCTGGCTAGACCCTGGTGAGCCGATTGAGCAGGTTCCTGATAGTCTGACAATGGCAGGTTATCAGGTTGAAGAAATTATAGACTGCACCAGTTATTTTTCTCTGTTAGTGCGCCGTCCAGTTGCTAGCCAATGA
- the dnaJ gene encoding molecular chaperone DnaJ — MARDYYEILGVSRDTDKEEIKQAYRRLARKYHPDVNKEPGAEDRFKEINRAYEVLSEPETRARYDRFGPEGVSGAAGAGFQDVGDMGGFADIFESIFSGFAGGMGSPTQQRRRSGPARGDDLRLDLKLDFREAVFGGEKEIRISHLENCEVCSGSGAKPGTRPRTCSTCSGSGQVRRVTRTPFGSFTQVSTCPTCNGTGMVIEDKCDACDGKGANQVTKKLKITIPAGVDNGTRLRISSEGDAGQRSGPPGDLYVYLFVNEDDEFQRDGINILSEIKVSYLQAILGCRLEVNTVDGPVELIIPSGTQPNTVMKLENRGVPRLGNPVSRGDHMLNVLIDIPNKVTPEERELLEKLAKIKGDRTGEGGLGGFLGNLFK, encoded by the coding sequence ATGGCCCGCGACTATTATGAAATCCTGGGTGTCTCTCGTGACACCGACAAAGAAGAAATCAAACAAGCCTATCGCCGTTTAGCCCGGAAGTATCACCCAGATGTGAACAAAGAACCGGGGGCGGAGGATCGCTTTAAAGAAATTAACCGCGCTTATGAAGTACTCTCAGAACCAGAAACCCGCGCTCGTTACGATCGCTTCGGGCCAGAGGGTGTCTCAGGTGCTGCTGGCGCGGGCTTCCAAGATGTGGGCGATATGGGTGGATTTGCCGATATCTTTGAAAGCATTTTTAGTGGCTTCGCTGGCGGTATGGGTAGTCCCACGCAACAAAGACGGCGCAGTGGGCCTGCAAGAGGTGATGACCTGCGGCTAGACCTGAAGTTAGACTTTCGGGAAGCGGTATTTGGCGGTGAAAAAGAAATTCGGATTTCCCATTTAGAAAATTGTGAAGTCTGTAGCGGTTCTGGTGCTAAACCTGGAACCCGCCCCCGGACTTGTTCGACTTGTAGCGGATCGGGTCAAGTCCGTCGTGTCACGAGAACACCCTTTGGCAGTTTCACCCAAGTCTCGACTTGTCCCACCTGTAATGGGACAGGGATGGTAATTGAAGATAAGTGTGATGCGTGTGATGGGAAGGGTGCAAATCAAGTCACCAAGAAACTCAAAATTACCATTCCGGCTGGGGTGGATAATGGCACACGCCTACGAATTTCTAGTGAAGGAGATGCTGGTCAACGTAGTGGGCCTCCTGGGGATTTATACGTTTATTTGTTCGTAAATGAGGATGACGAATTCCAACGTGATGGCATTAATATCCTTTCAGAAATCAAAGTTAGCTACCTGCAAGCGATTTTAGGTTGTCGGTTAGAAGTAAATACGGTAGATGGGCCGGTGGAACTGATTATCCCATCTGGAACCCAGCCTAATACGGTGATGAAGTTGGAAAATCGCGGTGTACCTCGGTTGGGTAATCCTGTCAGTCGTGGGGATCACATGCTGAACGTATTAATTGATATTCCCAACAAAGTCACCCCAGAGGAGAGGGAACTTTTGGAGAAGCTGGCTAAAATTAAGGGAGATCGTACTGGTGAAGGCGGTCTAGGAGGATTTTTGGGAAATTTATTTAAGTAA
- a CDS encoding type II secretion system F family protein, translating to MPNYVARVRDSQGKSRTEKIVAESLVQARTNLREQGLVIQELKQSQGFQPDVAFKKFQNSLIKVSVKDKAVFSRQFAVLMNAGVAIVRSLGVLSEQCSNTKLKQALVEISNDVQSGMNLSEAMRKHPDCFDGLYVSMIQAGEVGGVLDEVLNRLAKLLEDVARLQNQIKSALSYPTVVGFIAVAIFLGMTIFLIPIFATIFVQIGISLPPLTQFLMDASKFLRSPGAFVLLGILIALKFAYGQYAKTPVGRITIDRLSLKMPLFGDLIQKSSVARFSRTFGSLTRSGVPILTCLEIVRDTSGNQVIANAIDAARMEIQQGGMISIALQKDAVFPAMAIQMISIGEETGELDGMLMKVADFYEDEVEQAVKAMTSILEPVMIVVLGGMVGTILLAMYLPMFAVFEKLG from the coding sequence ATGCCAAACTATGTTGCCCGTGTTCGGGATTCTCAAGGAAAATCCCGAACAGAAAAAATTGTTGCTGAATCCTTGGTACAAGCTCGGACTAATCTCAGAGAGCAAGGTTTAGTAATCCAAGAACTCAAACAATCTCAAGGATTTCAGCCAGATGTTGCCTTCAAAAAATTCCAGAATTCCTTAATTAAGGTTTCTGTGAAAGACAAAGCCGTTTTTTCGCGTCAATTTGCCGTTTTGATGAATGCAGGTGTTGCGATCGTTAGAAGTTTGGGGGTACTTTCTGAACAGTGTAGTAATACTAAACTCAAACAAGCTCTAGTTGAAATTAGCAATGACGTTCAAAGTGGAATGAACCTGTCAGAGGCAATGAGAAAGCATCCTGACTGCTTTGATGGGTTATATGTAAGTATGATTCAAGCCGGTGAAGTTGGTGGTGTTCTAGATGAAGTATTAAATCGTTTAGCTAAGTTGTTAGAAGATGTTGCTCGTCTACAAAACCAAATTAAATCAGCATTATCTTATCCAACTGTTGTGGGTTTTATTGCAGTTGCGATCTTTTTGGGAATGACCATTTTTCTTATTCCCATTTTTGCCACGATTTTTGTCCAAATTGGAATCTCATTACCACCACTAACACAATTCTTGATGGATGCTAGTAAATTTTTGAGAAGTCCAGGTGCTTTCGTACTTCTAGGTATTCTTATAGCATTGAAATTTGCCTATGGACAATATGCTAAAACTCCTGTTGGTCGCATCACAATTGATCGTCTTTCCCTGAAGATGCCGTTATTTGGTGACTTGATTCAAAAATCTTCGGTTGCCCGTTTTAGCCGGACTTTTGGTTCTTTGACTCGTTCAGGCGTACCAATTTTAACTTGCTTAGAAATTGTCCGAGATACATCAGGAAACCAAGTAATTGCTAATGCCATAGATGCAGCCCGCATGGAGATTCAACAGGGAGGTATGATTAGCATTGCTTTACAAAAGGATGCCGTTTTTCCGGCTATGGCAATTCAGATGATTAGTATCGGAGAAGAAACTGGAGAATTAGATGGAATGTTGATGAAAGTTGCCGATTTCTATGAAGATGAAGTTGAGCAAGCAGTAAAAGCAATGACCAGCATTTTGGAACCAGTGATGATTGTAGTTCTAGGGGGGATGGTTGGAACCATCTTACTAGCAATGTATTTGCCTATGTTTGCGGTCTTTGAAAAGCTGGGATAG
- the grpE gene encoding nucleotide exchange factor GrpE, with amino-acid sequence MMDENKQINNTSQQLGEPTEVKQAMKSDFPGQINFNESGSEVTEQVAAQTNVSGDTATINPENSVAATEKTEVERAALAELTQQIESLKTQLEERSTQYMRIAADFENYRKRTSKEKEELETLMKRNTILELLPVVDNFERARSHLKPQSDGEMTMHKSYQGVYKQLVDSLKRLGVSPMRPEGQEFDPNLHEAVMREPTDEHPEGTVLEELVRGYYLGDRVLRHAMVKVAAPKEDTPSTEEDQSSQAFS; translated from the coding sequence ATAATGGATGAAAATAAACAGATAAACAATACAAGCCAGCAATTGGGTGAACCAACAGAGGTAAAGCAAGCAATGAAGAGTGACTTCCCAGGCCAAATTAATTTCAATGAATCTGGCAGCGAGGTGACAGAACAAGTGGCAGCCCAAACAAATGTATCGGGGGATACGGCTACTATCAATCCAGAAAATAGCGTCGCTGCAACTGAGAAAACTGAAGTGGAAAGGGCAGCTTTGGCAGAACTGACACAACAAATCGAGTCCCTCAAAACGCAACTAGAAGAACGTAGTACTCAATATATGCGGATTGCCGCTGATTTTGAGAATTACCGTAAACGCACTAGTAAAGAAAAAGAAGAGCTAGAGACGCTGATGAAGCGGAACACGATTCTGGAATTGCTGCCAGTGGTCGATAACTTTGAGCGGGCGCGATCGCACCTCAAACCACAATCGGACGGCGAAATGACCATGCACAAAAGCTACCAAGGCGTTTACAAACAATTAGTAGATAGCCTCAAGCGTTTGGGTGTATCACCAATGCGTCCTGAAGGTCAAGAATTCGATCCTAACCTCCATGAAGCAGTAATGCGGGAACCTACGGATGAACATCCTGAAGGAACAGTGTTAGAAGAGTTAGTGCGCGGATATTACTTGGGCGATCGCGTGTTGCGCCATGCAATGGTCAAAGTAGCTGCTCCAAAGGAAGATACACCTTCTACGGAGGAAGATCAGTCGAGTCAAGCCTTCAGTTAA